The following coding sequences lie in one Lysobacter capsici genomic window:
- a CDS encoding DUF6053 domain-containing protein, translating into MGGPSGPTLLFPIATNPCRGGPKSVGAEAPPTRDFGAEASRAKNESSPGDCRTYSLKRK; encoded by the coding sequence GTGGGAGGGCCTTCAGGCCCGACGCTTTTGTTTCCGATCGCGACTAATCCATGTCGCGGCGGACCGAAGAGCGTCGGGGCTGAAGCCCCTCCCACAAGAGACTTCGGTGCTGAAGCCTCCCGCGCAAAAAACGAGAGTTCGCCAGGTGACTGTCGGACTTACAGCTTGAAACGCAAGTAA
- a CDS encoding YdcH family protein yields MTVSTDSTEIVRQLAELRLEHRDLDAAIDRLALDPQADELTVKRLKKRKLWLKDCIARLESALIPDEPA; encoded by the coding sequence ATGACCGTCAGCACCGACTCCACCGAGATCGTCCGCCAGCTCGCCGAACTGCGGCTGGAGCATCGCGATCTCGACGCGGCCATCGACCGTCTGGCCCTGGACCCGCAGGCCGACGAGCTGACGGTCAAGCGGCTCAAGAAGCGCAAGCTGTGGTTGAAGGACTGCATCGCCCGGCTGGAAAGCGCGCTGATCCCCGACGAACCGGCCTGA